The genomic interval tgatcctctatctcaataccatattcctgctctctccccataccccttgatgccttttgtgtccagaaatctatccagctccttcttaaatataattcagtgacttggcctccacagcctcctgcagtagagaattccacaggttcatcaccctgagtgaagaaatttctcctcatctcagtcctaaacgtcctaccccgtaccctgagactgtgaaccccctcgttctggacctcccagtcaggggaaacatccttcctgcatccagtctgtctagccctgtcagaattttatactgtGGGACCTGTTTCTGCATAAACACGTTTGCTTACATTACAGCAGTTACTGcactttcaaaaagtacttctttggcagtGAGacgcgctatataaacgcaagcttGTTCTTTCTATCCCTTAGCGTTGACTGAAAATTCTCTTTCTGATTTTCCCCAATTCCGCTCCGGAGGGAAGGCACGTCACCTCAGCTCAGCACCTCCCCCACCCGCAGAAGCGCAGAGATTGAGGGTtggaataagaacagaaaatgctggaaaagctcagcaagtgaggcagcgtctgtggaggaagaaacagagttaacgtttcaggtcgaaggcccttcgtcagaactgggagatgttaaAGGGAGAGTTGGATCTGGATCCCTCTGCTCTGCGGCATGGGCCAATACACTGCAATACCTCCTAATCAGCTTCTGGCTGCAAAGCCTGCCCCATATTCAAGACGGTTAtggcgtttaagatgattaaaggatttgataggatagctagatagagggaaactatttcctctggtggggggagtccagaacaagggggcaataaccttaaaattagagccaggccgttcaggggcgatgtcaggaagcacttcttcacacaaaggggagtgggaatctggaactctcttcccccaaaaagctgtgggtcaattgaaaatgtcaaaaaatgagatggatagatttttgttgggtaaggggtattaagggatatggaaccaaggcgggtaaatggagttaagatacagatcaatcatgatctaactgaacaggttcgaggggctgaatggcctactcctgttcctataatcacAAATTGGGAATGGAAGTTGCCGCCAAGTTATCACGTTGACTGACGACAGGTTTTTCTATTAACCTACTGCTCAAGTGCTGACTCTCTGTCCGTCCCCCCAGCCACAGACTGTAATAGAATATTAccgcacggaaacaggccattcggcccaattggtctatgccggcatttatgctccacttgagcctcctcccacattacttcatctaactcgatcagcatatccttctattcctttctccctcgtgtacttgtcCAGCTTCCCCCTTTAAACCGCATCCAACGCTATTCGCCTCGACTACTCCACCAGCGCGCACGCGAACAACTCCTGCAGGCGGTCAGACCCAACGGACGCCGCGGCACCGAGTCACGCGGAAGGGCGCGGCAGCGGGGAGAGGAAGCCCGTTAACGTACCGGACATTCTCCTGAAGAAGGGTTCCGTGCTGCCGTTCGTGCAGAGCTTGACGGCCGTCTGCATCATGCGCATGATCACTCCAGCGGTGTGCTCGTCGTTCTCCAGCTCACCTGCCGACTGCATCGTGAAGAGGACGAGTGTTACAGGGCTACACGGATAAGCAAGCGAGGAGCAGTTACCAGACCTGCCGCCCTGGCACTGAAGCCAGGATGGTAAGTCGGCGTTACCCTAGCTTTGGTGACATGCTGCTCTGGACTGTTAGCGGGGGAGGGTGGAAAGCATTGGGTTCGGAGGAAAAGACTGGTGGGAGGTGCCTTTGCATCCACTCAGTTCTCATACGAACTGCTACAGCCAGACTCAGCGTCCCCAGTCTAGGGATAGGAAGAAAGAGTTAACCAGACCTTCTGTTCCCAATAGTTATTCAGCGGCCTCCGCTAGGAGGACATTATCAGCCTCTGCGGTGATCCAAAAATCCCTGTCCAATCTAAGATGGGAACGGCCACTTACCGAGGtctcgtctgccccctcaggtggaggtaaaagatccccacggccactatttcgaaggaggggaggggagttctccccggtgtcctggccaatatttatccctcaaccaacatcacaaacagattatgttTAAGTGCTGTgtacttaataaatctgtgacacCTGACGTTCAATGTTTACGAACCCCATTGATTTGAGGAATAAATTATAAGTGAGAACACACCTATCCTCTCCAACACTAACCTCTGATGAGACAGGGAGATTTACACATCCCCTCTCCCCGTGAAcctttaatcgaggggtttaaaatgacaaaaaggatttgatagggtagatagggagaaactgtttccccctGGTGAGGGCATCCATAAcaaaagggggcacaatcttaatatCAGAGCTCGGCTGTTCGGGAAAGTGAAATTAAGAGgcattttttccacacaaagggtagtggaaaactTTCTCCAGAATggacgctgggggggggggggacgactgaaattttcaagaccgaggtcgatagattttgggTAAGGGTGTCAGGGGATATAGAGCgacggcaggtaaatggagttgaggtaataatcagccatgatccaactgaatggcggaacaggctcgaggggctgaatggcctcctgtgttccTTTTCCATTGCAAGTCAAGAGGCACCATCTACTGGCTGGAAACTGTACTACACGAGAATACTTTTCCTCCtgaacacacaaacaaacacatctTTGTGCCTCTTTTTTACGGGTCAGTTTTGGTATCGCAACCATCACCGGCTTGGCTTCTCAAGGCACTCCCGGCGTTGGAAGTGTAGCAATTTCACTGGCACCTCTGCCGTGATGGGCGGAATATTTTGAGGTGAACTTGGGTTTGTGTTTGCCACTGTAAATGCATTAAAAAAGCCCGAAAGAGGAAGTTTCACCATCGAGATGCGTTCCCTTCCCTTTCAACGATTCTCGGTTAATCGTTACGTTCCACCGATTCGACAGGATTCCATCGAGGAGAGGTCAGAGACGGACAGTGCGAGAGAGCAGAACCTCCCATCGAAATTCAGTGGTTAAGCCAGCGTCGGCTGTGAACACTAACACAGCTCCCTCACACGGTCAGGCTCAGTAACTCCGCCAGACCCAATACCAGTGACGTTACCAGAGCTAAGcgttaaacaaaaatatttatcAAAATAACAAcggataaagaaagacttgcatttatatagcacctttcacgacttcaggacgtcaaaaaaagcactttacagccaacgaagtacttttgaagtgtagtcactgttgtaacataggaaacgaggcagccaatttgcgcacagcaagatcccacaaacagcaatgtgataatgacccagatcatttgctttttagcgatgttggttgtgggataaatattggcccaggacacaggggaagaactctcctgctcctcttcgaaatagtggccgtgggatcttataCGGCCACCTGACAGggtagacgggggcctcggtttaacgtctcatccgaaagacggcacctcagacagtgcagcactccctcagtcagcCTGGACCATGCGCTCCtgtctctggattggggcttggaATCCAcactgtctgactcagaggcgagcgtgTTACCAACGGAGGCCACGGCCGACACCTAGAGAGAGAGGGCATTAGAATTTGCTTAAAAAAGGTCCTGAAGGCGAGCCTCGGGGCGCAATTATACTGGAGAACTACTAACGTCTGGCTCCCAAAAAAACAGCTGCAGCGAGTGACCACATTATCGGAGGGCTGCCACGACTTCcctgataaccagaggacacagatttaagatcactggcaaaagaaccagggggagatggggagaatttttttttaatgcaacaaGTTATTAGAAGTAAAAGTATCAatgaaagtagcgacgcaggtcaataaggccacaaaagaggcaaaccaagcacttgggttcatttctagaaggacagAATTGACAAAGCAGAGAAGTTAGGTTAAActcgtatagaaccttggttagaccacacttgcagtactgtgcacagttctggtctccacatcatataaaaggatatagaggcattggagaaggtgcaaaaaagattcacagatgataccagaattgagaggatatacttatcaggaaaggctggggctcttttctctagaaaagagaaggctgaggggcaacttgatagaggtctttaagatgatgaaagggttcgatagggtagacgtagagaagatgtttccacttttgggggagtccaaaactaggggtcataaatataaaatagtcactaataaatccaatagagaattcaggagaaacttctttacccagagaatggtgagaatgtggatctcgctcccacaaggagtagttgaggtgaataacagaggtgcatttaaggggaagctggatcaacacatgagggagaaaggaatagaaggatatgctgatagggtgagatgaagagggagggaggaggctcgtgtggagcataaaccagtcgggccgaatggcctatttctgtgctgtagactcgatgatctggaattcactgcttgaaagggcggtggaagcaaattcaatagtaactttcaaaagggaattggataaatggttaaaaggaaacatttgcagggctatggggaaagagcaggggaatgggattaattgggtagctctttcaaagagccagcatgggcactatgggccgaatggccgtgctgtaagattctacgagaACTGGGGAAGGTTTGAACAGCACAGAGACCGTACAGGGTGAGCTGAGCCGAGCTGCTCAATATCCGGGTAGCCAGCAATCACGGTCACCTCTGGGCAAGATGATCGTTTGCGTTCACGTCGTCTCTCAGACCACAGGCGGTGCCTGCGACCTCTGAACTGCGCTGCATTATTTACGTCACCCTCCTGGTCGACAGGGGGGACGTAGCAGCAGACCCCCTCAGCCTTTCTGGATATTCAGATTCTCCAAAACTTCTCCCCCCGAGCACCAGCATTTTAACGTCCCGGCAACAAAAAAAACCCTGCGGTCCTTTCCCTTTTGTCCTCTCTTTGAGAGCACTTGCGTCAGCCGTCATACTCACGGACAGTACTCCATCTTCACTAATAACCAGGTAGCCCAGTTGGTCTGGGATCCTCTCCAACCCTTGAGTCAAAGCAGAAgtctagtttaaaaaaaaaacaagacaaaAAAAGAGGTTGGGTTACAACCTTGCTGAGCACTGATCGGAACGGTGGACATTGAGAGAGCACCAGAGTCACCccggccttagaggcagtgcaggcgAAAACAACTAGGCTGATCCCCGGTGTTAGGGGGTTGAGAAATAAAGAAAAGActcagagtctacagcacagaaacaggccattcggcccatctgctctatgctggtgtttatgctccacacgagcctcctcccacccctcttcatctcaccctatcagcatatccttctattcctttctcccttatccagcttccccttaactgcatctatgctactcgcctcaactactccatgtgttagtaagttccacattctaaccactctctgggcgtacagggcacaatttcaaaatctgcagatcacacaaaacttgcaagtgtagtaaacagtgaggaggatagagatagacttcaagaggacacagacaggctggtggaatgggcggacacgtggcagattaaatttaatgcagagaagtgcaaagtgatacattctggtaggaagaacgaggagaggcaatataaacaaaagggcacaattctaaagggggtgcaggaacagagagacctgggggtatatgtgcacaaatcattgaaggtggcaggacaggttgagaaagcggttaaaaaagcaaatggaatcctgggctttataaatagaggcatagagtacaataggaatataggaacaggagtaagccattcagcccctcgagcctgctccgccatttgataagatcatggctgatctgtgatctaactccatatacctgcctttggcccatatcccttaataccttcgattgccaaaaagctatccatctcagatttaaatttagcaattgaactggtatcaattgccgttagaaatgtcagaagtgggattcgaacccacgcctccagaagagaccgcgacctgaacgcagcgccttagagaagctggggttgttctccttacagctgagaaggttgagaggagattttgatagaagtgttcaaaatcacgaaaggtttagataaagtaaataaagaaactgttcccattggcggaagggtcgagaaccagagggacacagatttaaggtaattagcaaaagaaccaaaggcgatgtgaggaaaaacttttttacgcagcgagtaattttgatctggaacgcgctgcctgaaagggttgtggaagcagattcaatcgtagctttcaaaaaggaattgaataaatatttgaagagaaaaaatttgcagggctacggggaaagagagggagaatgggactaactggattgctcttacaaagagtcggcacaggctcgatgggccgaatggcctccttctgtgcagtaacgattctataaaagaagtttctcctgaattccttattggatttattaatgactatctgctatttatggccccctagttctggtctcccccacaagcggaatcATCTCCTCTatgactaccctatcaaaccccttcataattttaaagacctctatttggTCACTTCTCAATgttctcttttctagacaaaagagccccagcctgttaagcctttcctgataagtatatcctctcagttctggcatcatccttgtcaatctgttttgaacttgcattgatatcgtacctttcatgagctcaggatgtcccaaaatgctttacaaccaattaggtacttttgaagtgtagtcactgttgtaatgtaggaaacatggcagccaatttgcacacagcaagatctcacaaacagcagtgagataaatgaacagataatctgtttttttttaagtgatattggttgagggataaatattggcccacgaCACGGGAGAACTCCCTcgttcttctttgaatggtggccgtgggatcttttacatccactcgagggggcaggaggggcctcggtttaatctctcatcccgaaagacggcacccccgacagtgcagcactccctcagcctagattttgtgctcaagtctctggaatggggctcgaacccacgaccttatgactctgaggcgagaatgctacccactgagccgaggcGGTCACCAAACCTTTATCTTCCctccactttttaagaacataagaaataggagcaggagtaggccacacggcccctcgagcctcctccgctattcaataagatcatggctgatcttcgacctcaactccactttcccgcccaatccccaaatcccttgattcccctagagtccaaaaatctatcgatctcagccatgaatatattcaacgactgagcatccacagccctctggggtggagaattccaaagattcacaactctcagtggagaaattccttctcatctcagtcttaaatggccgatcccttatcctgagactgtgcccccgagttctagactctccagccaggggaaacagcctctcagcatctaccctgtcaagccccctcagaatcttatatgtttcaatgagatcacctctcattcttctaaactccagagagtacaggtctattctactcaacctctcctcataggacaaccctctcatcccaggaattaatctagtgaacctttgctgcacccccTAAggtaagcatatccttccttagataaggagaccaaaactgtacgcagaactgcaggtgaggtcttaccaacaccctgtacaattgcagcaagacttccttactcttgtactccaacccccttacgctacacgtaaccccaccagcaggggaaaaaaaagttatctgtttttaatacaactggatattctctctctctgccttttgggtctctctctctctttgtctgtgtaatttgacccattgtgtattcagtatactgggacgtactgttttccgtggctaagctgcctgaacaccaacgacacctttgattcccagcctaatataagatgtgcgatttgagaacctctcattcgctcactcacctgacgaaggagataatctccgaaagcttgtgattttcaaataaaactgttgggactataacctggtgttgtaagattccttacacttgcaaataaaggccaacatgcaatttgccttcctaattgcttttaaTTGATCTCCCTCATCACACACACCCTTTAACACACATTATATACAACAAATCTCATTAAAAAAGTAAAACTAAATGCAGTTAGTCGCAGTCCTGGGAGGCCACAACACAGCAGGAGGGTCACCAGGTTTAACACTGTCACCTGGGGAGGGTGCAATGACTATTTTGCAATCCTCAAGCAGGCTGCACCTGCAATAAATCCATGCAAACCAAATTAGGAATTTTAAATTTGCAAtttgtagctttttaaaaaaaatttttgccgtcagtgttatttaaatgaggaaaaaaaaactgcaatccAGTTGCCCCCTAAAAACCACCGGCCGCTTCTGCATTGGGTGTTCATGTCCACACCACCGGGCAGCGGCTCGGGTCCCAGGAAACGCCGGGGATCGCGGGCCTAGCGGCCAAAGGCTTAAAAATGCGGTGCTCCCGGACCCGGTACAAGGCTAAACGGTCCGTCGGTCCGTTCGTTCGTTCAGCCGGTTAcccatccccacacacaccccggggGCTGAGACTCACCATGGTCGCGGGCCGCCGACAAACCCCGGTCTCCGCCGCCGTCAAACCCGCCTCACCCGCCACTCAAAGTCCCGCCCACTGAGGCGTCTGATTTGCTTAAACCTTCAACCCCCTCGATACTCTCATTGGTTTATTCTGACGTCAATCATCCCTCAAccggccccacccccccccccccgccccgggcaATCAGTCAGATGATTGACAGCTTGATGTGCACCAGATTGCAAGGGTTGCATTCAGTttcagcaaacggcaattgatactagctcaattgctaaatttaaatctgagatagatagctttttggcaaccaaaggtattaagggatacgggccaaaggcgggtatatggagttagatcacagatcagccatgatcttatcaaatggcggagcaggctcgaggggctgaatggcctactcctgttcctatgttcctatagcatgtgcagcacagaaacaggccattcggcccaactggtccatgccggtcttTATGTTCCACAAGAGCCCCCTCCCTACTTTGAAgatgatgcggagatgccggtgatggactggggttgacaattgtaaacaattttacaccaccaagttatagtccaacgattttatttgaaagatGTTTTGCCACAGTTGCGCAGGGCATTGGTAAGACCACATCATCATAaactgtgtgcagctttggtctccttattgaaGAAAGGACAAaactgctttagaggcggttcagagaaggttcactcgactgatccctgggatgagggggttatcttatgaggaaaggttggacaagttgggcctgtgtacactggagtttagaagaatgagaagtgatcttattgaaacacgtaagatcctgaggggacttgaaggggtagatgctgagaggacgtttccccttgtcggagagactagaactaggggccacagtttaaaaatagggggtctcccatttaagatggaggtgaggagaaattttttctctcagagggtcgtgagtctgtggaactcccttccccagagagcggtggaggcagggtcattgaatatttttaaggctgagttagatagattcctgattaacaagggagtcaaaggttatggtagGTCGACgggaaaatggcagagcaggctcaaggggccgaatagcctactcctgctcttaaatcataagaccataagagataggagcaggagtaggccattcggcccctcaaacctgctccgccattcaatgagatcatggctgatctgatttttacctcaactccactttcccgccctttccccatatcctttgactcccttgctgatcaaaaatttgtctaactcagccttgaatgtattcaatgactcaacctccacagctttttggggtaaagaattccaaagattcacgaccctctgggagaagaaattcctcctcatttccatcttaaacctactcctgctcctatctcttatggtcttatgatttaagagcaggagtaggctattcggccccttgaacctgctctgccattttcccGTCGACctaccataacctttgactcccttgttaatcaggaatctatctaactcagccttaaaaatattcaatgaccctgcctccaccgctctctgagactatgccccctagttttagattcccccatgaggggtaacatcctctcagcatctaccctatcgagtccactcagaatcttgtatgtttcaataagatctcctctcattcttctaaactccaatgagtatagacccaacctgttcaatctttcctcataagacaaaccttccatacccggaatcaaccgagtgaaccttctctgaactgcctcca from Heptranchias perlo isolate sHepPer1 chromosome 35, sHepPer1.hap1, whole genome shotgun sequence carries:
- the lamtor4 gene encoding ragulator complex protein LAMTOR4, with protein sequence MTSALTQGLERIPDQLGYLVISEDGVLSSAGELENDEHTAGVIMRMMQTAVKLCTNGSTEPFFRRMSVVFGEHTYMATISGQKVFVVKRHNNPHEAIEV